From Oncorhynchus tshawytscha isolate Ot180627B unplaced genomic scaffold, Otsh_v2.0 Un_contig_4859_pilon_pilon, whole genome shotgun sequence, one genomic window encodes:
- the LOC112241440 gene encoding caspase-14-like has protein sequence MDRYDLSGRRAAVIMCGGGRPGSEYDVERIKELCKQNKFPEPSYSVKCKTKEDVTDALKSFRNNLSDDVSCLAMFIMAHGGLGHIEVNDEEILDLEDIYKMFSNSQCPALREKPKLFVVQACRGVKGRPKDLYTDGGRSSGAVSKKLLPTESDSMEVYAVPPGKLAIRHPDRGCPLFEEMHKVFTKDSVATRDVYELFTEVNQRLGQRKDRRKDGYEHDFQPTPRVIKRNLQPVDTDDSSDDIGRSLHIVNNLTKKLYL, from the exons ATGGACAGATATGATCTGAGTGGCAGACGTGCAGCCGTGATCATGTGCGGTGGGGGAAGACCGGGCTCTGAGTACGATGTTGAGAGAATAAAGGAGCTCTGCAAACAGAATAAGTTTCCTGAACCTAGTTATAGTGTTAAATGCAAAACTAAAGAG GACGTAACTGATGCACTGAAGTCATTTCGAAACAACCTGAGCGATGACGTCAGTTGCCTCGCAATGTTCATCATGGCCCATGGTGGACTTGGACACATTGAAGTCAATGACGAAGAGATTCTAGATCTAGAAGATATCTACAAGATGTTTAGCAACAGCCAGTGTCCAGCCCTCCGTGAGAAACCCAAGCTCTTTGTTGTGCAGGCCTGTAGGGGAG TGAAGGGACGTCCTAAAGACCTTTACACAGACGGAGGTAGATCTTCAGGCGCTGTCTCAAAAAAGTTGCTCCCCACGGAGTCTGACTCCATGGAAGTGTATGCAGTGCCTCCAG GAAAACTTGCCATCAGACACCCGGACAGAGGATGCCCATTGTTTGAAGAGATGCATAAGGTGTTTACGAAGGATTCAGTAGCTACCCGTGATGTGTATGAACTCTTCACAGAG GTGAACCAACGTCTGGGTCAGAGGAAGGACCGTAGAAAGGACGGATACGAACATGATTTCCAGCCAACACCCAGAGTCATCAAGAGAAACCTACAGCCAGTAGATACAGATGATTCATCTGATGACATAGGGCGTTCTCTTCATATTGTGAACAATCTGACCAAGAAGTTGTATCTCTGa
- the LOC112241443 gene encoding caspase-14-like isoform X1, whose translation MERQMRPASYDMSGQRRALLLIVRDKEKMKSNRCGFEVDRQTMEKFFEGFGFQYHSVLDETAQEMKEKVINFRNSINRSSGNISCVFVVTSSHGHRDVIIGADKKTLAVKDIIEPFGDELCPKMKGKPKVFIIDACRGSNHDTGVHFDSAADEKLSKEAMATKEYRSTRVPPCINDMLVAYAAMTDYVGTMNSTSGSHMIYNISQVFSSPGAAEEHVYNLFVKANAKMVATPVEVTVDEGKPTQRTERRKIIMTMESTLRKTLYLTSSNESGVKTIEQKGRK comes from the exons ATGGAAAGGCAAATG AGGCCAGCGAGTTATGACATGAGTGGACAACGCAGAGCTTTATTGCTAATTGTCAGGGACAAGGAGAAGATGAAGAGTAACCGTTGCGGTTTTGAAGTTGACCGTCAAACAATGGAGAAGTTTTTTGAGGGGTTTGGTTTCCAGTATCACAGTGTGCTGGACGAAACAGCTCAG GAAATGAAGGAGAAAGTCATAAACTTCAGAAACAGCATCAACAGGAGCAGTGGGAACAtcagctgtgtgtttgtggtgacTTCGTCTCACGGACACCGGGACGTCATCATAGGTGCAGATAAAAAGACCCTGGCAGTAAAAGATATAATCGAACCGTTTGGAGACGAGCTGTGTCCCAAGATGAAGGGGAAACCTAAGGTCTTCATCATAGATGCCTGCAGGGGGA GTAACCATGATACTGGAGTTCACTTTGATTCTGCTGCTGATGAAAAACTATCAAAGGAAGCCATGGCCACAAAAGAGTACCGGTCCACTCGGGTGCCACCGTGCATCAATGACATGCTGGTTGCATATGCAGCCATGACAG ATTACGTGGGCACGATGAACAGCACCTCTGGTTCACATATGATTTACAACATTAGTCAAGTGTTTTCCTCACCTGGTGCAGCAGAAGAACATGTCTACAACTTGTTTGTGAAG GCCAACGCAAAGATGGTGGCAACACCCGTAGAGGTCACAGTCGATGAAGGGAAGCCGACTCAGAGAACGGAACGTCGTAAAATAATTATGACAATGGAATCCACCCTCAGGAAAACCCTTTACTTGACAAGTTCAAATGAATCTGGTGTTAAAACTATTGAACAGAAGGGAAGGAAGTAG
- the LOC112241443 gene encoding caspase-14-like isoform X2: protein MSGQRRALLLIVRDKEKMKSNRCGFEVDRQTMEKFFEGFGFQYHSVLDETAQEMKEKVINFRNSINRSSGNISCVFVVTSSHGHRDVIIGADKKTLAVKDIIEPFGDELCPKMKGKPKVFIIDACRGSNHDTGVHFDSAADEKLSKEAMATKEYRSTRVPPCINDMLVAYAAMTDYVGTMNSTSGSHMIYNISQVFSSPGAAEEHVYNLFVKANAKMVATPVEVTVDEGKPTQRTERRKIIMTMESTLRKTLYLTSSNESGVKTIEQKGRK, encoded by the exons ATGAGTGGACAACGCAGAGCTTTATTGCTAATTGTCAGGGACAAGGAGAAGATGAAGAGTAACCGTTGCGGTTTTGAAGTTGACCGTCAAACAATGGAGAAGTTTTTTGAGGGGTTTGGTTTCCAGTATCACAGTGTGCTGGACGAAACAGCTCAG GAAATGAAGGAGAAAGTCATAAACTTCAGAAACAGCATCAACAGGAGCAGTGGGAACAtcagctgtgtgtttgtggtgacTTCGTCTCACGGACACCGGGACGTCATCATAGGTGCAGATAAAAAGACCCTGGCAGTAAAAGATATAATCGAACCGTTTGGAGACGAGCTGTGTCCCAAGATGAAGGGGAAACCTAAGGTCTTCATCATAGATGCCTGCAGGGGGA GTAACCATGATACTGGAGTTCACTTTGATTCTGCTGCTGATGAAAAACTATCAAAGGAAGCCATGGCCACAAAAGAGTACCGGTCCACTCGGGTGCCACCGTGCATCAATGACATGCTGGTTGCATATGCAGCCATGACAG ATTACGTGGGCACGATGAACAGCACCTCTGGTTCACATATGATTTACAACATTAGTCAAGTGTTTTCCTCACCTGGTGCAGCAGAAGAACATGTCTACAACTTGTTTGTGAAG GCCAACGCAAAGATGGTGGCAACACCCGTAGAGGTCACAGTCGATGAAGGGAAGCCGACTCAGAGAACGGAACGTCGTAAAATAATTATGACAATGGAATCCACCCTCAGGAAAACCCTTTACTTGACAAGTTCAAATGAATCTGGTGTTAAAACTATTGAACAGAAGGGAAGGAAGTAG